In Vigna unguiculata cultivar IT97K-499-35 chromosome 3, ASM411807v1, whole genome shotgun sequence, a single genomic region encodes these proteins:
- the LOC114179425 gene encoding sodium/pyruvate cotransporter BASS2, chloroplastic produces the protein MASMSINFLRDHRVGPYDALLKPSFRPPIWKNFRNSHLEVKGHFNLSESGRRCAIRSDLRGPVGATVDFPLTLQGSRRRNSQICNKATTDISGDIPESAGELSQYEKVIETLTILFPVWVILGAIIGIYKPTAVTWLDKDLFTLGLGFLMLSMGLTLTFEDFRRCLRNPWTVGVGFLAQYLIKPMLGFAIVMTLKLSAPLATGLILVSCCPGGQASNVATFISKGNVALSVLMTTCSTIGAIIMTPLLTKLLAGQLVPVDAVGLAVSTFQVVLVPTVVGVLANEFFPKFTSKIIVVCPLIGVILTTLLCASPIGLVSDVLKAQGAQLVLPVVFLHAAAFTLGYWFSRISFGESTSRTISIECGMQSSALGFLLAQKHFKNPLVAVPSAVSVVCMALGGSALAVFWRNKPIPLDDKDDFKE, from the exons ATGGCTTCTATGTCTATCAACTTTCTCAGAGACCATAGAGTAGGGCCGTATGATGCACTGCTGAAGCCGAGCTTTCGCCCTCCCATTTGGAAGAACTTTCGTAATTCCCATCTGG AAGTGAAAGGCCACTTTAATCTGTCTGAGAGCGGAAGAAGGTGCGCAATTCGAAGCGACTTGCGAGGTCCAGTTGGTGCTACTGTAGATTTTCCCTTAACCCTTCAAGGGTCTAGAAGAAG GAACTCTCAAATATGTAACAAGGCTACTACAGACATATCTGGAGATATTCCTGAAAGTGCTGGTGAGTTGAGCCAGTACGAGAAAGTGATTGAAACCTTAACAATTCTTTTTCCTGTTTGG GTCATCTTGGGGGCTATTATCGGCATCTACAAGCCAACTGCT GTAACTTGGTTGGATAAAGATCTTTTTACTCTTGGCTTGGGTTTCCTCATGCTCTCTATGGGCTTGACATTGACATTTGAGGATTTCAGACGGTGTCTGCGAAATCCGTGGACT GTGGGTGTTGGGTTTCTTGCACAGTATTTGATTAAACCCATGCTAGGCTTTGCCATTGTAATG ACTCTAAAACTTTCAGCTCCTCTCGCAACTGGTCTTATTCTGGTCTCATGTTGTCCTGGAGGTCAGGCATCAAATGTTGCAACATTCATATCCAAGGGAAATGTTGCACTGTCTGTTCTTATGACAAC GTGTTCAACTATTGGAGCTATTATAATGACCCCACTTCTTACAAAGCTTCTTGCTGGTCAACTTGTTCCGGTTGATGCTGTT GGCCTGGCAGTTAGTACCTTTCAGGTTGTTTTAGTCCCAACAGTTGTGGGAG TTTTGGCAAATGAGTTTTTTCCTAAGTTCACTTCAAAGATAATCGTTGTGTGTCCTTTGATTGGAGTCATTTTGACCACTCTCCTCTGTGCAAGCCCA ATTGGGCTAGTTTCTGATGTGTTAAAAGCTCAAGGAGCACAATTAGTATTGCCAGTTGTTTTCCTACATGCTGCTGCATTTACTCTTGGTTATTGGTTTTCAAGAATATCATTTGGCGAATCCACATCACGCACCATATCTATAGAGTGTGGAATGCAG AGTTCTGCACTAGGGTTTTTACTCGCTCAGAAGCACTTTAAAAATCCCCTTGTGGCTGTTCCTTCTGCTGTCAGTGTTGTCTGCATGGCG CTTGGTGGAAGTGCTCTTGCTGTGTTTTGGAGGAACAAACCAATTCCCCTTGATGACAAAGATGACTTCAAGGAATGA